The Candidatus Methylacidiphilales bacterium region ACTGGGGGCTCGTCTGGCGAAGCGCGGATATGACGTAACGGTTTATAACCGGGACCCCTATTACGACGGAAGGCGGAATGAATGGAGGGGGATGAAAATTGTCTGGCTGCCCACCGTGCCGACCAAAAGCCTGGACACCATCGTGCACACTTTTTTTTCAATCGTGCATGCTTTGTTTTGCGGATATGACTGGATTTATATCTGCGGTGTGGGCAATGCGCCGCTGGTGAAGATCTCCAAGTTATTCGGCTGCTCCCGCTTGATCATTAATGTGGACGGGGCCGATTTTCGCCGCGCGAAATGGAATGGATTTGCCCGCTGGTGGTTGAAATGGAGCGAACGAAAAGCGGTCAAGCTGGCTGACGTGTTGATAGCTGACAATCATGAAATTGTGAAGCGTTACCAAACGGACTATCAATTCAAGCCGCGCTATGTTTCGTACGGGGCAATAACGGCGCAGCCGGAAGTGCGGGCGGGGGAGTTGGAGCGGTGGGGGCTCAAGTCCCGTGAGTACATTCTTTACGTTTCACGCCTGACGCCCGAAAACGAACCCGACTTGCTTCTTGAGGCCTATGCGTTGGCGGGCGGCCTGCCGCCTCTTGTGATCGCCGGTTCGGCGGGTTATGAACGCAGCTATTACAAGAGGTTGAAGAGGATGGCCGGTGAGCGCGTTGTTTTTACCGGATCACGCTACGGGGACGTGTATGCCGAGCTCAGCCAGCATTCGCTCTTTTTTGTGATGCCCGCGGCCATCGAGGCCACCCGCCTGGTGTTACTGGACCAAATGGGATTTGGCGCCGCAATTCTCTATCGTGACGTTCCTGCCACGCGCGAGGTCGTGGGGGAAACCGGAGTGCCATTTGGTTTCGGCGCCAGTGACAGGGCGATGCTCCTGGAGGCTTTGGCTGGTAAAATGCGGGAGTTGGCCGCACATCCGGTTGATTGCCTTGAAATCGGGGCTGCGGCCCGCGCGCGTGCATCGGAGCTTTTTGACTGGGAGCGGGTGGCGGATGAATATGAGGAAATTTTTCGCCACCAGAAACCCGGTCCTGTGGGATGAAATTTTCCATTATTACTCCCAGCCTGAACCAGGGCCGCTTTCTGGGCGAATGCCTGGATTCAGTGCGTGCGCAGCGGGTTTCAAAACCCGAAGGCTGCCTGGAAGTTGAACACATTGTGGCGGACGGCGGATCGACGGATGAATCGTTGCCGCTGTTGAAAAGTTGTCCGGATGTGACTTGGATTTCCGAGCCGGATGGGGGGCAGTCCGATGCCATCAACAAG contains the following coding sequences:
- a CDS encoding WecB/TagA/CpsF family glycosyltransferase, with protein sequence MKSVLKHIEILGTPVACATYDTAVETIRTLAQKEAASAVCACNTHIVSMARHDRKFGRVMRSFDLILPDGMPLIWEMNRRSAGLKDRVYGPYLMRRALQLLGPPWKHFFFGGTEECLRDLEVQARLLCPNLKLAGSYSPPFRPWTELDEDEFARIIAENDPDFIWVALGGERQERWISRNLHRYRRGVFLAVGDAFELLARRRSFAPAWLQRIGLTWLYRLIQEPKRLWLRYLKFNTLFLYYLLRDGVLKKRGLPDLAPADVGAAPVRIAFIGCRGVPARYSGFETLVEQLGARLAKRGYDVTVYNRDPYYDGRRNEWRGMKIVWLPTVPTKSLDTIVHTFFSIVHALFCGYDWIYICGVGNAPLVKISKLFGCSRLIINVDGADFRRAKWNGFARWWLKWSERKAVKLADVLIADNHEIVKRYQTDYQFKPRYVSYGAITAQPEVRAGELERWGLKSREYILYVSRLTPENEPDLLLEAYALAGGLPPLVIAGSAGYERSYYKRLKRMAGERVVFTGSRYGDVYAELSQHSLFFVMPAAIEATRLVLLDQMGFGAAILYRDVPATREVVGETGVPFGFGASDRAMLLEALAGKMRELAAHPVDCLEIGAAARARASELFDWERVADEYEEIFRHQKPGPVG